One Clupea harengus chromosome 12, Ch_v2.0.2, whole genome shotgun sequence DNA segment encodes these proteins:
- the LOC105903850 gene encoding A-kinase anchor protein 2 isoform X5, whose amino-acid sequence MLKYTPPWQVLCLSMERSSRKSSKLPEDDSELKRERNLKSVSFIDSVRVISGGKDNNMELETQSESQSRYGSAGQNGTAHQGETMDTEVAREIRYLDEVLEANCGDPAADMTSNGTSSPEPRPINIDGNGPSVGVSNVSLPINYGVVVERSKQTTFVGEDSDNTKSNGHSTAAAQDGRRQPMTTIKKEARFELRTFQEEKKPSKLFDAPAEAKEIRVKKVRPSEEVAELERERLELIRGQAVKKNPGITAKWWNPPQEKTLEEELDPEQLASHRKYEERKQRKMESGRASPQVSPNPTAPMAPSPTPSYSPPEPASKEDIVTEQLDFSLARKQFLQMEPVKQPVAAGRKRGVAPQLYSAKPFSRVSEGTHIERPGVSVTTAASQGLHGLDDSCDVTMVKTEKIFCSPGDSPSQSVAENEMKDRQKAWNVESDFTCAHAVMTLVKDEEPDVYQVQRSTNSSYQPEEIDSGLDDLSVRSQDTTVLETLSYDFSMDNISDSGASNETMSAILENSLGDYSFPSTPMATTPVNGKSDRGTKSPDEHSVSLSYQADDSLTEEELEYHAGVLVQNAIQQAVAQQHEDWEPRQAVAQQNEDWEPRQSSPIPERHIEVVEPSPPSPQPQESPVYPVPAPTSSPRVSAPVEEKRSASSPTITVQAPVAPSVLRFPSTASAPADDAPAPVPEPVHTYKPPSPSPPPSEKQEFSYFSKYSEAAELRSTASVLKNQDVEVNAGPFKLRSRKQRTLSMIEEEIRAAQEREEELKRQRLTQCLRPQRAPAPASAPSRKQKTNSLPAKLVLPGKTAPGKIEKIRPAPPVSPCSSEGPLPSPLSDLGSDDSGGCQRPKNLMQTLMEDFETHKVKRREKVDDNSYARLKLASDVTSEVLEATRVTRRKSNMALKWEAGIYANEGEEEEEEEEEEE is encoded by the exons ATGCTGAAGTACACGCCGCCCTGGCaggttctctgtctgtctatggaGAGAAGCTCACGG AAATCCTCCAAACTCCCAGAGGATGACAgtgagctgaagagagagaggaatctaAAGAGTGTCAGCTTCATAGACTCTGTGCGTGTGATATCTGGAGGCAAGGACAACAACATGGAGCTggagacacagagcgagagcCAGAGCCGCTACGGCAGCGCGGGCCAGAACGGGACGGCGCATCAGGGCGAAACCATGGACACCGAGGTTGCCCGGGAGATCCGTTACCTTGACGAAGTCCTCGAGGCGAACTGTGGCGATCCTGCGGCTGACATGACTTCAAACGGAACTTCTTCCCCTGAGCCTAGACCAATCAATATCGATGGCAATGGGCCATCTGTTGGAGTGTCGAATGTGTCCTTGCCTATTAATTATGGGGTTGTAGTGGAGAGGAGTAAGCAGACCACTTTTGTGGGTGAGGACAGTGACAATACCAAATCAAACGGTCACTCAACAGCAGCCGCCCAAGATGGCAGGAGACAGCCAATGACGACCATCAAAAAAGAAGCGCGCTTCGAGCTGCGCACTTTCCAGGAGGAAAAGAAGCCGTCAAAGCTCTTCGACGCTCCGGCGGAAGCGAAGGAGATTCGCGTGAAGAAGGTCAGGCCGTCCGAGGAGGTCGCCGAGCTCGAGAGGGAACGTCTGGAACTGATTCGCGGCCAGGCCGTCAAGAAGAACCCAGGGATCACAGCGAAGTGGTGGAATCCTCCTCAAGAGAAGACCCTGGAGGAGGAACTGGACCCCGAGCAGCTGGCCTCGCACAGGAAGTACGAGGAGCGGAAGCAGAGGAAGATGGAGTCAGGCCGGGCCTCCCCGCAGGTGTCCCCAAACCCGACGGCCCCGATGGCCCCGAGTCCCACGCCCTCCTACAGCCCTCCAGAGCCAGCGAGCAAAGAGGACATCGTCACGGAGCAGCTGGACTTCTCGTTGGCACGGAAGCAGTTTCTGCAGATGGAGCCGGTGAAGCAGCCGGTGGCGGCGGGACGGAAGAGAGGAGTCGCTCCCCAGCTGTACTCGGCCAAACCTTTCTCCCGAGTGTCGGAGGGCACACACATCGAGCGCCCTGGAGTGTCTGTCACCACCGCCGCCAGCCAAGGTCTACACGGCCTCGACGACAGTTGTGACGTGACGATGGTCAAAACCGAAAAGATCTTCTGCAGCCCGGGGGATTCGCCCTCGCAAAGCGTGGCAGAGAATGAGATGAAGGATAGGCAGAAGGCTTGGAATGTGGAGAGTGACTTCACTTGCGCCCATGCTGTCATGACTCTGGTGAAGGATGAAGAGCCGGACGTGTACCAAGTGCAGCGATCCACGAACAGCTCGTACCAACCAGAGGAGATTGACTCGGGCCTGGACGACCTGTCCGTGCGCTCGCAGGACACGACGGTACTGGAGACCCTGTCCTATGACTTCAGCATGGACAACATCAGCGACAGCGGGGCCTCCAACGAGACCATGAGCGCCATCCTGGAGAACTCCCTGGGAGACTACTCCTTCCCCTCCACCCCAATGGCCACCACTCCCGTCAATGGGAAGTCTGACAGGGGCACCAAGTCACCCGATGAACACAGCGTGTCCCTCTCCTACCAGGCAGACGACAGCCTGACGGAGGAGGAGCTTGAGTATCATGCTGGAGTTCTGGTGCAGAACGCCATCCAGCAGGCCGTTGCCCAGCAGCACGAGGACTGGGAGCCCAGGCAGGCCGTTGCCCAGCAGAACGAGGACTGGGAGCCCAGGCAGTCGTCCCCAATCCCAGAGAGACACATCGAGGTGGTAGAGCCTTCACCGCCTTCTCCACAACCTCAGGAATCTCCAGTTTATCCTGTGCCTGCACCCACTTCTTCTCCCAGAGTGTCAGCCCCcgtggaggaaaagagaagtgCATCGTCTCCCACCATCACCGTCCAAGCTCCAGTGGCGCCCAGCGTCTTGCGATTTCCCAGCACGGCTAGCGCCCCTGCTGATGATGCTCCTGCTCCAGTTCCAGAACccgtacacacatacaagccaCCCAgcccatctccccctcccagcgAGAAGCAGGAGTTCAGCTACTTCAGCAAGTACTCGGAAGCAGCAGAGCTGAGAAGCACAGCATCTGTGCTGAAGAACCAGGATGTGGAGGTCAACGCGGGCCCCTTCAAGCTGCGCTCCCGCAAGCAGAGGACCCTGTCTATGATCGAGGAGGAGATCCGAGCGGCCCAGGAGCGcgaggaggagctgaagaggcAGCGGCTGACACAGTGCCTCCGGCCTCAGCGTGCGCCTGCTCCTGCGTCTGCGCCGAGCCGCAAGCAGAAGACCAACAGCCTCCCCGCCAAACTAGTTCTTCCGGGAAAGACAGCACCAG GCAAGATTGAAAAGATTCGCCCAGCCCCGCCAGTCTCCCCCTGTTCCTCTGAAGGACCACTCCCCTCGCCCCTCTCCGATCTGGGCAGCGACGACTCCGGGGGATGCCAGCGCCCCAAGAACCTCATGCAGACCCTGATGGAGGACTTCGAGACCCACAAGGTTAAACGTCGAGAGAAAGTTGACGACAACAGC TACGCCCGTTTAAAGCTCGCTAGTGATGTTACATCCGAG
- the LOC105903850 gene encoding A-kinase anchor protein 2 isoform X7 — MSGAKSSKLPEDDSELKRERNLKSVSFIDSVRVISGGKDNNMELETQSESQSRYGSAGQNGTAHQGETMDTEVAREIRYLDEVLEANCGDPAADMTSNGTSSPEPRPINIDGNGPSVGVSNVSLPINYGVVVERSKQTTFVGEDSDNTKSNGHSTAAAQDGRRQPMTTIKKEARFELRTFQEEKKPSKLFDAPAEAKEIRVKKVRPSEEVAELERERLELIRGQAVKKNPGITAKWWNPPQEKTLEEELDPEQLASHRKYEERKQRKMESGRASPQVSPNPTAPMAPSPTPSYSPPEPASKEDIVTEQLDFSLARKQFLQMEPVKQPVAAGRKRGVAPQLYSAKPFSRVSEGTHIERPGVSVTTAASQGLHGLDDSCDVTMVKTEKIFCSPGDSPSQSVAENEMKDRQKAWNVESDFTCAHAVMTLVKDEEPDVYQVQRSTNSSYQPEEIDSGLDDLSVRSQDTTVLETLSYDFSMDNISDSGASNETMSAILENSLGDYSFPSTPMATTPVNGKSDRGTKSPDEHSVSLSYQADDSLTEEELEYHAGVLVQNAIQQAVAQQHEDWEPRQAVAQQNEDWEPRQSSPIPERHIEVVEPSPPSPQPQESPVYPVPAPTSSPRVSAPVEEKRSASSPTITVQAPVAPSVLRFPSTASAPADDAPAPVPEPVHTYKPPSPSPPPSEKQEFSYFSKYSEAAELRSTASVLKNQDVEVNAGPFKLRSRKQRTLSMIEEEIRAAQEREEELKRQRLTQCLRPQRAPAPASAPSRKQKTNSLPAKLVLPGKTAPGKIEKIRPAPPVSPCSSEGPLPSPLSDLGSDDSGGCQRPKNLMQTLMEDFETHKVKRREKVDDNSYARLKLASDVTSEVLEATRVTRRKSNMALKWEAGIYANEGEEEEEEEEEEE, encoded by the exons ATGTCGGGAGCG AAATCCTCCAAACTCCCAGAGGATGACAgtgagctgaagagagagaggaatctaAAGAGTGTCAGCTTCATAGACTCTGTGCGTGTGATATCTGGAGGCAAGGACAACAACATGGAGCTggagacacagagcgagagcCAGAGCCGCTACGGCAGCGCGGGCCAGAACGGGACGGCGCATCAGGGCGAAACCATGGACACCGAGGTTGCCCGGGAGATCCGTTACCTTGACGAAGTCCTCGAGGCGAACTGTGGCGATCCTGCGGCTGACATGACTTCAAACGGAACTTCTTCCCCTGAGCCTAGACCAATCAATATCGATGGCAATGGGCCATCTGTTGGAGTGTCGAATGTGTCCTTGCCTATTAATTATGGGGTTGTAGTGGAGAGGAGTAAGCAGACCACTTTTGTGGGTGAGGACAGTGACAATACCAAATCAAACGGTCACTCAACAGCAGCCGCCCAAGATGGCAGGAGACAGCCAATGACGACCATCAAAAAAGAAGCGCGCTTCGAGCTGCGCACTTTCCAGGAGGAAAAGAAGCCGTCAAAGCTCTTCGACGCTCCGGCGGAAGCGAAGGAGATTCGCGTGAAGAAGGTCAGGCCGTCCGAGGAGGTCGCCGAGCTCGAGAGGGAACGTCTGGAACTGATTCGCGGCCAGGCCGTCAAGAAGAACCCAGGGATCACAGCGAAGTGGTGGAATCCTCCTCAAGAGAAGACCCTGGAGGAGGAACTGGACCCCGAGCAGCTGGCCTCGCACAGGAAGTACGAGGAGCGGAAGCAGAGGAAGATGGAGTCAGGCCGGGCCTCCCCGCAGGTGTCCCCAAACCCGACGGCCCCGATGGCCCCGAGTCCCACGCCCTCCTACAGCCCTCCAGAGCCAGCGAGCAAAGAGGACATCGTCACGGAGCAGCTGGACTTCTCGTTGGCACGGAAGCAGTTTCTGCAGATGGAGCCGGTGAAGCAGCCGGTGGCGGCGGGACGGAAGAGAGGAGTCGCTCCCCAGCTGTACTCGGCCAAACCTTTCTCCCGAGTGTCGGAGGGCACACACATCGAGCGCCCTGGAGTGTCTGTCACCACCGCCGCCAGCCAAGGTCTACACGGCCTCGACGACAGTTGTGACGTGACGATGGTCAAAACCGAAAAGATCTTCTGCAGCCCGGGGGATTCGCCCTCGCAAAGCGTGGCAGAGAATGAGATGAAGGATAGGCAGAAGGCTTGGAATGTGGAGAGTGACTTCACTTGCGCCCATGCTGTCATGACTCTGGTGAAGGATGAAGAGCCGGACGTGTACCAAGTGCAGCGATCCACGAACAGCTCGTACCAACCAGAGGAGATTGACTCGGGCCTGGACGACCTGTCCGTGCGCTCGCAGGACACGACGGTACTGGAGACCCTGTCCTATGACTTCAGCATGGACAACATCAGCGACAGCGGGGCCTCCAACGAGACCATGAGCGCCATCCTGGAGAACTCCCTGGGAGACTACTCCTTCCCCTCCACCCCAATGGCCACCACTCCCGTCAATGGGAAGTCTGACAGGGGCACCAAGTCACCCGATGAACACAGCGTGTCCCTCTCCTACCAGGCAGACGACAGCCTGACGGAGGAGGAGCTTGAGTATCATGCTGGAGTTCTGGTGCAGAACGCCATCCAGCAGGCCGTTGCCCAGCAGCACGAGGACTGGGAGCCCAGGCAGGCCGTTGCCCAGCAGAACGAGGACTGGGAGCCCAGGCAGTCGTCCCCAATCCCAGAGAGACACATCGAGGTGGTAGAGCCTTCACCGCCTTCTCCACAACCTCAGGAATCTCCAGTTTATCCTGTGCCTGCACCCACTTCTTCTCCCAGAGTGTCAGCCCCcgtggaggaaaagagaagtgCATCGTCTCCCACCATCACCGTCCAAGCTCCAGTGGCGCCCAGCGTCTTGCGATTTCCCAGCACGGCTAGCGCCCCTGCTGATGATGCTCCTGCTCCAGTTCCAGAACccgtacacacatacaagccaCCCAgcccatctccccctcccagcgAGAAGCAGGAGTTCAGCTACTTCAGCAAGTACTCGGAAGCAGCAGAGCTGAGAAGCACAGCATCTGTGCTGAAGAACCAGGATGTGGAGGTCAACGCGGGCCCCTTCAAGCTGCGCTCCCGCAAGCAGAGGACCCTGTCTATGATCGAGGAGGAGATCCGAGCGGCCCAGGAGCGcgaggaggagctgaagaggcAGCGGCTGACACAGTGCCTCCGGCCTCAGCGTGCGCCTGCTCCTGCGTCTGCGCCGAGCCGCAAGCAGAAGACCAACAGCCTCCCCGCCAAACTAGTTCTTCCGGGAAAGACAGCACCAG GCAAGATTGAAAAGATTCGCCCAGCCCCGCCAGTCTCCCCCTGTTCCTCTGAAGGACCACTCCCCTCGCCCCTCTCCGATCTGGGCAGCGACGACTCCGGGGGATGCCAGCGCCCCAAGAACCTCATGCAGACCCTGATGGAGGACTTCGAGACCCACAAGGTTAAACGTCGAGAGAAAGTTGACGACAACAGC TACGCCCGTTTAAAGCTCGCTAGTGATGTTACATCCGAG
- the LOC105903850 gene encoding A-kinase anchor protein 2 isoform X6 encodes MCAGSWEFKDEEKSSKLPEDDSELKRERNLKSVSFIDSVRVISGGKDNNMELETQSESQSRYGSAGQNGTAHQGETMDTEVAREIRYLDEVLEANCGDPAADMTSNGTSSPEPRPINIDGNGPSVGVSNVSLPINYGVVVERSKQTTFVGEDSDNTKSNGHSTAAAQDGRRQPMTTIKKEARFELRTFQEEKKPSKLFDAPAEAKEIRVKKVRPSEEVAELERERLELIRGQAVKKNPGITAKWWNPPQEKTLEEELDPEQLASHRKYEERKQRKMESGRASPQVSPNPTAPMAPSPTPSYSPPEPASKEDIVTEQLDFSLARKQFLQMEPVKQPVAAGRKRGVAPQLYSAKPFSRVSEGTHIERPGVSVTTAASQGLHGLDDSCDVTMVKTEKIFCSPGDSPSQSVAENEMKDRQKAWNVESDFTCAHAVMTLVKDEEPDVYQVQRSTNSSYQPEEIDSGLDDLSVRSQDTTVLETLSYDFSMDNISDSGASNETMSAILENSLGDYSFPSTPMATTPVNGKSDRGTKSPDEHSVSLSYQADDSLTEEELEYHAGVLVQNAIQQAVAQQHEDWEPRQAVAQQNEDWEPRQSSPIPERHIEVVEPSPPSPQPQESPVYPVPAPTSSPRVSAPVEEKRSASSPTITVQAPVAPSVLRFPSTASAPADDAPAPVPEPVHTYKPPSPSPPPSEKQEFSYFSKYSEAAELRSTASVLKNQDVEVNAGPFKLRSRKQRTLSMIEEEIRAAQEREEELKRQRLTQCLRPQRAPAPASAPSRKQKTNSLPAKLVLPGKTAPGKIEKIRPAPPVSPCSSEGPLPSPLSDLGSDDSGGCQRPKNLMQTLMEDFETHKVKRREKVDDNSYARLKLASDVTSEVLEATRVTRRKSNMALKWEAGIYANEGEEEEEEEEEEE; translated from the exons atgtgCGCCGGAAGTTGGGAATTTAAGGATGAAGAG AAATCCTCCAAACTCCCAGAGGATGACAgtgagctgaagagagagaggaatctaAAGAGTGTCAGCTTCATAGACTCTGTGCGTGTGATATCTGGAGGCAAGGACAACAACATGGAGCTggagacacagagcgagagcCAGAGCCGCTACGGCAGCGCGGGCCAGAACGGGACGGCGCATCAGGGCGAAACCATGGACACCGAGGTTGCCCGGGAGATCCGTTACCTTGACGAAGTCCTCGAGGCGAACTGTGGCGATCCTGCGGCTGACATGACTTCAAACGGAACTTCTTCCCCTGAGCCTAGACCAATCAATATCGATGGCAATGGGCCATCTGTTGGAGTGTCGAATGTGTCCTTGCCTATTAATTATGGGGTTGTAGTGGAGAGGAGTAAGCAGACCACTTTTGTGGGTGAGGACAGTGACAATACCAAATCAAACGGTCACTCAACAGCAGCCGCCCAAGATGGCAGGAGACAGCCAATGACGACCATCAAAAAAGAAGCGCGCTTCGAGCTGCGCACTTTCCAGGAGGAAAAGAAGCCGTCAAAGCTCTTCGACGCTCCGGCGGAAGCGAAGGAGATTCGCGTGAAGAAGGTCAGGCCGTCCGAGGAGGTCGCCGAGCTCGAGAGGGAACGTCTGGAACTGATTCGCGGCCAGGCCGTCAAGAAGAACCCAGGGATCACAGCGAAGTGGTGGAATCCTCCTCAAGAGAAGACCCTGGAGGAGGAACTGGACCCCGAGCAGCTGGCCTCGCACAGGAAGTACGAGGAGCGGAAGCAGAGGAAGATGGAGTCAGGCCGGGCCTCCCCGCAGGTGTCCCCAAACCCGACGGCCCCGATGGCCCCGAGTCCCACGCCCTCCTACAGCCCTCCAGAGCCAGCGAGCAAAGAGGACATCGTCACGGAGCAGCTGGACTTCTCGTTGGCACGGAAGCAGTTTCTGCAGATGGAGCCGGTGAAGCAGCCGGTGGCGGCGGGACGGAAGAGAGGAGTCGCTCCCCAGCTGTACTCGGCCAAACCTTTCTCCCGAGTGTCGGAGGGCACACACATCGAGCGCCCTGGAGTGTCTGTCACCACCGCCGCCAGCCAAGGTCTACACGGCCTCGACGACAGTTGTGACGTGACGATGGTCAAAACCGAAAAGATCTTCTGCAGCCCGGGGGATTCGCCCTCGCAAAGCGTGGCAGAGAATGAGATGAAGGATAGGCAGAAGGCTTGGAATGTGGAGAGTGACTTCACTTGCGCCCATGCTGTCATGACTCTGGTGAAGGATGAAGAGCCGGACGTGTACCAAGTGCAGCGATCCACGAACAGCTCGTACCAACCAGAGGAGATTGACTCGGGCCTGGACGACCTGTCCGTGCGCTCGCAGGACACGACGGTACTGGAGACCCTGTCCTATGACTTCAGCATGGACAACATCAGCGACAGCGGGGCCTCCAACGAGACCATGAGCGCCATCCTGGAGAACTCCCTGGGAGACTACTCCTTCCCCTCCACCCCAATGGCCACCACTCCCGTCAATGGGAAGTCTGACAGGGGCACCAAGTCACCCGATGAACACAGCGTGTCCCTCTCCTACCAGGCAGACGACAGCCTGACGGAGGAGGAGCTTGAGTATCATGCTGGAGTTCTGGTGCAGAACGCCATCCAGCAGGCCGTTGCCCAGCAGCACGAGGACTGGGAGCCCAGGCAGGCCGTTGCCCAGCAGAACGAGGACTGGGAGCCCAGGCAGTCGTCCCCAATCCCAGAGAGACACATCGAGGTGGTAGAGCCTTCACCGCCTTCTCCACAACCTCAGGAATCTCCAGTTTATCCTGTGCCTGCACCCACTTCTTCTCCCAGAGTGTCAGCCCCcgtggaggaaaagagaagtgCATCGTCTCCCACCATCACCGTCCAAGCTCCAGTGGCGCCCAGCGTCTTGCGATTTCCCAGCACGGCTAGCGCCCCTGCTGATGATGCTCCTGCTCCAGTTCCAGAACccgtacacacatacaagccaCCCAgcccatctccccctcccagcgAGAAGCAGGAGTTCAGCTACTTCAGCAAGTACTCGGAAGCAGCAGAGCTGAGAAGCACAGCATCTGTGCTGAAGAACCAGGATGTGGAGGTCAACGCGGGCCCCTTCAAGCTGCGCTCCCGCAAGCAGAGGACCCTGTCTATGATCGAGGAGGAGATCCGAGCGGCCCAGGAGCGcgaggaggagctgaagaggcAGCGGCTGACACAGTGCCTCCGGCCTCAGCGTGCGCCTGCTCCTGCGTCTGCGCCGAGCCGCAAGCAGAAGACCAACAGCCTCCCCGCCAAACTAGTTCTTCCGGGAAAGACAGCACCAG GCAAGATTGAAAAGATTCGCCCAGCCCCGCCAGTCTCCCCCTGTTCCTCTGAAGGACCACTCCCCTCGCCCCTCTCCGATCTGGGCAGCGACGACTCCGGGGGATGCCAGCGCCCCAAGAACCTCATGCAGACCCTGATGGAGGACTTCGAGACCCACAAGGTTAAACGTCGAGAGAAAGTTGACGACAACAGC TACGCCCGTTTAAAGCTCGCTAGTGATGTTACATCCGAG